Proteins encoded within one genomic window of Oncorhynchus kisutch isolate 150728-3 unplaced genomic scaffold, Okis_V2 scaffold4011, whole genome shotgun sequence:
- the LOC109881939 gene encoding zinc finger protein 771 isoform X1 — translation MDEDGDGRSSLSNSCPTRPKPTQSPVPVRNHRNQRTLQGPKLLEVDWDSLFRERQLPPGAAKQHQENQQKPKTFHACPVCGRHCQKLSILQIHMRIHTGEKPYPCPDCGKKFAHLGAMRRHHLTHTGEKPYSCSVCGKSFTQSGHLKEHQQSHSGEKHHCLICLKQYIRAEDLKIHHRVHTGERPYRCAECGKSYIRSKNLRAHKLTHQRTGGGGKSDREMAATIQVKVKEEEEEEEVGGFINAEGEEGEEVGGFINAEGEEVGWSFPDLSESPVHDSGSEGGSPPTSHINKDPGDQSSTKAIESQGPDPRHEEDITQTPGMNIHIVEEEKEEVKEEDEVGGFINSEGEEFDWDSVQHRESPNCGLDSRASPATSEHPEHQESHKTKTSHCCSVCGRECYKLSVLQIHMRIHTGEKPYPCPDCGKKFAHLGAMRRHLLTHTGEKPYSCPVCGKSFTQSGHLREHQQSHSGEKPHLCLVCGRGFSRASDLRIHHRVHTGERPYSCDYCGKRYGRCQKLRAHQRTHHRDRTHADTGEETE, via the exons ATGGATGAG GACGGTGATGGCAGATCCAGCCTGTCTAACTCCTGTCCCACTCGACCTAAACCCACACAGTCACCAGTTCCTGTCAGGAACCACAGGAACCAGAGAACACTGCAGGGCCCCAAGCTGCTAGAAGTTGACTGGGATTCTCTTTTTA gagagagacaacttCCACCAGGAGCAGCTAAACAACACCAGGAGAATCAGCAGAAACCCAAGACATTTCACGCCTGTCCAGTGTGTGGAAGACACTGCCAAAAGTTATCCATCCTGCAGATCCACATGAGAatccacactggagagaagccgtaCCCCTGCCCCGACTGTGGCAAGAAGTTCGCTCACCTGGGAGCCATGAGACGACACCACCTcacacacacgggagagaagccttactcctgctctgtgtgtgggaagagtttcacccAATCAGGACATCTGAAAGAGCACCAACAGTCTCACTCCGGAGAGAAGCACCACTGTCTGATCTGTCTGAAACAGTATATCAGAGCAGAAGATCTGAAGATTCACCACAGAGTTCACACGGGAGAAAGGCCCTACCGCTGTGCAGAGTGTGGCAAGAGCTACATCAGGTCAAAGAATCTCCGGGCTCACAAGCTGACTCACCAGAGGACAGGAGGTGGTGGTAAAAGTGACAGGGAGATGGCAGCTACTATCCAGG TGAaagtgaaggaggaggaagaagaggaagaggttgGTGGTTTCATCAatgctgaaggagaggagggagaggaggttggTGGTTTCATCAATGCTGAAGGAGAGGAAGTTGGCTGGAGTTTCCCTGATCTCA GTGAGAGTCCTGTCCATGACTCTGGTAGTGAAGGAGGAAGTCCCCCTACATCACACATCAACAAG GATCCCGGTGACCAATCCAGCACCAAAGCTATAGAGTCCCAGGGTCCCGATCCAAGACATGAGGAGGACATCACTCAAACACCTGGGATGAACATTCATATTgtagaagaggagaaggaggaagtgaaagaggaggatgaagtTGGTGGTTTCATCAATTCTGAAGGAGAAGAATTTGACTGGGATTCTGTTCAACATA gagagagccCTAACTGTGGCTTAGACAGCAGAGCGAGCCCCGCCACATCAGAACATCCTGAACACCAGGAGAGTCACAAAACTAAGACGTCTCACTGCTGTTCAGTGTGTGGCAGAGAGTGCTACAAGCTCTCTGTACTACAGATCCACATGAGAAtccacacgggagagaagccGTACCCCTGCCCCGACTGTGGCAAGAAGTTCGCTCACCTGGGAGCCATGAGACGACATCTTCTcacacacacgggagagaagcccTACTCTTGCCCTGTGTGCGGGAAGAGTTTCACCCAATCAGGACATCTGAGGGAGCACCAGCAGTCTCACAGTGGAGAGAAGCCTCACCTGTGTCTGGTCTGTGGGAGAGGGTTCTCTAGAGCGTCAGACCTCCGGATCCACCACAGagttcacacaggggagaggccGTACAGCTGTGACTACTGTGGGAAGAGATACGGCCGCTGTCAGAAGCTACGGGCTCACCAACGgacacaccacagagacaggaCGCACGCTGATActggagaggagactgagtga
- the LOC109881939 gene encoding zinc finger protein 771 isoform X3 yields the protein MRIHTGEKPYPCPDCGKKFAHLGAMRRHHLTHTGEKPYSCSVCGKSFTQSGHLKEHQQSHSGEKHHCLICLKQYIRAEDLKIHHRVHTGERPYRCAECGKSYIRSKNLRAHKLTHQRTGGGGKSDREMAATIQVKVKEEEEEEEVGGFINAEGEEGEEVGGFINAEGEEVGWSFPDLSESPVHDSGSEGGSPPTSHINKDPGDQSSTKAIESQGPDPRHEEDITQTPGMNIHIVEEEKEEVKEEDEVGGFINSEGEEFDWDSVQHRESPNCGLDSRASPATSEHPEHQESHKTKTSHCCSVCGRECYKLSVLQIHMRIHTGEKPYPCPDCGKKFAHLGAMRRHLLTHTGEKPYSCPVCGKSFTQSGHLREHQQSHSGEKPHLCLVCGRGFSRASDLRIHHRVHTGERPYSCDYCGKRYGRCQKLRAHQRTHHRDRTHADTGEETE from the exons ATGAGAatccacactggagagaagccgtaCCCCTGCCCCGACTGTGGCAAGAAGTTCGCTCACCTGGGAGCCATGAGACGACACCACCTcacacacacgggagagaagccttactcctgctctgtgtgtgggaagagtttcacccAATCAGGACATCTGAAAGAGCACCAACAGTCTCACTCCGGAGAGAAGCACCACTGTCTGATCTGTCTGAAACAGTATATCAGAGCAGAAGATCTGAAGATTCACCACAGAGTTCACACGGGAGAAAGGCCCTACCGCTGTGCAGAGTGTGGCAAGAGCTACATCAGGTCAAAGAATCTCCGGGCTCACAAGCTGACTCACCAGAGGACAGGAGGTGGTGGTAAAAGTGACAGGGAGATGGCAGCTACTATCCAGG TGAaagtgaaggaggaggaagaagaggaagaggttgGTGGTTTCATCAatgctgaaggagaggagggagaggaggttggTGGTTTCATCAATGCTGAAGGAGAGGAAGTTGGCTGGAGTTTCCCTGATCTCA GTGAGAGTCCTGTCCATGACTCTGGTAGTGAAGGAGGAAGTCCCCCTACATCACACATCAACAAG GATCCCGGTGACCAATCCAGCACCAAAGCTATAGAGTCCCAGGGTCCCGATCCAAGACATGAGGAGGACATCACTCAAACACCTGGGATGAACATTCATATTgtagaagaggagaaggaggaagtgaaagaggaggatgaagtTGGTGGTTTCATCAATTCTGAAGGAGAAGAATTTGACTGGGATTCTGTTCAACATA gagagagccCTAACTGTGGCTTAGACAGCAGAGCGAGCCCCGCCACATCAGAACATCCTGAACACCAGGAGAGTCACAAAACTAAGACGTCTCACTGCTGTTCAGTGTGTGGCAGAGAGTGCTACAAGCTCTCTGTACTACAGATCCACATGAGAAtccacacgggagagaagccGTACCCCTGCCCCGACTGTGGCAAGAAGTTCGCTCACCTGGGAGCCATGAGACGACATCTTCTcacacacacgggagagaagcccTACTCTTGCCCTGTGTGCGGGAAGAGTTTCACCCAATCAGGACATCTGAGGGAGCACCAGCAGTCTCACAGTGGAGAGAAGCCTCACCTGTGTCTGGTCTGTGGGAGAGGGTTCTCTAGAGCGTCAGACCTCCGGATCCACCACAGagttcacacaggggagaggccGTACAGCTGTGACTACTGTGGGAAGAGATACGGCCGCTGTCAGAAGCTACGGGCTCACCAACGgacacaccacagagacaggaCGCACGCTGATActggagaggagactgagtga
- the LOC109881939 gene encoding zinc finger protein 771 isoform X2: protein MDESPVPVRNHRNQRTLQGPKLLEVDWDSLFRERQLPPGAAKQHQENQQKPKTFHACPVCGRHCQKLSILQIHMRIHTGEKPYPCPDCGKKFAHLGAMRRHHLTHTGEKPYSCSVCGKSFTQSGHLKEHQQSHSGEKHHCLICLKQYIRAEDLKIHHRVHTGERPYRCAECGKSYIRSKNLRAHKLTHQRTGGGGKSDREMAATIQVKVKEEEEEEEVGGFINAEGEEGEEVGGFINAEGEEVGWSFPDLSESPVHDSGSEGGSPPTSHINKDPGDQSSTKAIESQGPDPRHEEDITQTPGMNIHIVEEEKEEVKEEDEVGGFINSEGEEFDWDSVQHRESPNCGLDSRASPATSEHPEHQESHKTKTSHCCSVCGRECYKLSVLQIHMRIHTGEKPYPCPDCGKKFAHLGAMRRHLLTHTGEKPYSCPVCGKSFTQSGHLREHQQSHSGEKPHLCLVCGRGFSRASDLRIHHRVHTGERPYSCDYCGKRYGRCQKLRAHQRTHHRDRTHADTGEETE, encoded by the exons ATGGATGAG TCACCAGTTCCTGTCAGGAACCACAGGAACCAGAGAACACTGCAGGGCCCCAAGCTGCTAGAAGTTGACTGGGATTCTCTTTTTA gagagagacaacttCCACCAGGAGCAGCTAAACAACACCAGGAGAATCAGCAGAAACCCAAGACATTTCACGCCTGTCCAGTGTGTGGAAGACACTGCCAAAAGTTATCCATCCTGCAGATCCACATGAGAatccacactggagagaagccgtaCCCCTGCCCCGACTGTGGCAAGAAGTTCGCTCACCTGGGAGCCATGAGACGACACCACCTcacacacacgggagagaagccttactcctgctctgtgtgtgggaagagtttcacccAATCAGGACATCTGAAAGAGCACCAACAGTCTCACTCCGGAGAGAAGCACCACTGTCTGATCTGTCTGAAACAGTATATCAGAGCAGAAGATCTGAAGATTCACCACAGAGTTCACACGGGAGAAAGGCCCTACCGCTGTGCAGAGTGTGGCAAGAGCTACATCAGGTCAAAGAATCTCCGGGCTCACAAGCTGACTCACCAGAGGACAGGAGGTGGTGGTAAAAGTGACAGGGAGATGGCAGCTACTATCCAGG TGAaagtgaaggaggaggaagaagaggaagaggttgGTGGTTTCATCAatgctgaaggagaggagggagaggaggttggTGGTTTCATCAATGCTGAAGGAGAGGAAGTTGGCTGGAGTTTCCCTGATCTCA GTGAGAGTCCTGTCCATGACTCTGGTAGTGAAGGAGGAAGTCCCCCTACATCACACATCAACAAG GATCCCGGTGACCAATCCAGCACCAAAGCTATAGAGTCCCAGGGTCCCGATCCAAGACATGAGGAGGACATCACTCAAACACCTGGGATGAACATTCATATTgtagaagaggagaaggaggaagtgaaagaggaggatgaagtTGGTGGTTTCATCAATTCTGAAGGAGAAGAATTTGACTGGGATTCTGTTCAACATA gagagagccCTAACTGTGGCTTAGACAGCAGAGCGAGCCCCGCCACATCAGAACATCCTGAACACCAGGAGAGTCACAAAACTAAGACGTCTCACTGCTGTTCAGTGTGTGGCAGAGAGTGCTACAAGCTCTCTGTACTACAGATCCACATGAGAAtccacacgggagagaagccGTACCCCTGCCCCGACTGTGGCAAGAAGTTCGCTCACCTGGGAGCCATGAGACGACATCTTCTcacacacacgggagagaagcccTACTCTTGCCCTGTGTGCGGGAAGAGTTTCACCCAATCAGGACATCTGAGGGAGCACCAGCAGTCTCACAGTGGAGAGAAGCCTCACCTGTGTCTGGTCTGTGGGAGAGGGTTCTCTAGAGCGTCAGACCTCCGGATCCACCACAGagttcacacaggggagaggccGTACAGCTGTGACTACTGTGGGAAGAGATACGGCCGCTGTCAGAAGCTACGGGCTCACCAACGgacacaccacagagacaggaCGCACGCTGATActggagaggagactgagtga